The following proteins are co-located in the Bombus pascuorum chromosome 3, iyBomPasc1.1, whole genome shotgun sequence genome:
- the LOC132905631 gene encoding uncharacterized protein LOC132905631 isoform X1 → MDNRPVNLFLQKIEENARKVFSSLPEDNGGNRSRQRNCSLVKIKEEETGDEIQEYAATAMSELLGWYGYDKVDSGYTKSLNLDHFTSISDAKNQALQTDQDIVSNKLRLKSPVVNTSDSIFEVSDVPLSYSNNNLMSVNRQLISSPLSLKPVSFSTTSKFPYESYSSSIYSDNISCSWCGKIVQIFELERSSSFSYNMMDDLGYFCSENCFAASRRAIFKQAKTCDWCRHIRNPIRYVDLQDGKSQLQFCSNKCLNQYKMNIFCHETQTHLMLQGLNNVPFHDTEKSGLITPELWFRSCQSPLNSPAENTYLVDTHLTHSLSSQLCENRSIETEELDNEKSVDPHKKWPSKINSVCTKKCTKSNNCNEHKKNFCTEINEYDKDQSLVNEKSKCYHSMINQTNCKENYLRKNDLNCKDFKQEYAMDTMNNSHSLKDSNTYLERNIHVKNIRNLQEKGYDTPTENILQSSSWFSNSTTPTMHHEIPSLSKSCVNEPNQIRYQNQTNVFSRTSSFKQSSPTELFHSLPPTTLLPPVTVLVPYPLPIPIPIPIPIPVPISTAIFSKLVTDKEDSINIKDSNCKNVECKNSIENKYSVFDKPQIKTTNLSTAEDSQQVKLDKFSFSSSSLKTNIEINDTSHQLQQNKKLLRKRKRSNKIINHEHEKIQLKKRNNFIAT, encoded by the exons ATGGACAATAGACcagttaatttatttctacaaaaaattgaagaaaacgCAAGAAAAGTATTTTCGTCCTTGCCTGAAGATAATGGTGGCAATCGCTCACGCCAAAGAAATTGTAGTCTggttaaaattaaagaagaagaaactggTGATGAAATTCAG GAATATGCAGCAACTGCAATGAGTGAATTATTAGGATGGTATGGTTATGATAAAGTGGATAGTGGTTATACAAAAAGTTTAAACCTGGATCATTTTACATCTATATCTGATGCAAAAAATCAAGCACTTCAAACTGATCAAGATATTGTTTCAAACAAACTGAGATTAAAATCGCCAGTAGTGAATACATCTGATTCAATTTTTGAAGTTTCCGATGTACCACTGTCTTATTCTAATAATAACTTAATGTCTGTGAATAGACAATTAATTTCATCCCCCTTATCATTAAAACCAGTATCTTTTAGTACTACATCTAAATTTCCATATGAAAGTTATTCAAGTTCTATTTACTCAg ataatatATCTTGTTCTTGGTGTGGtaaaattgttcaaatatttgaattagaAAGATCCAGTTCCTTTTCTTATAATATGATGGATGATTTAGGATACTTTTGTAGTGAAAATTGTTTTGCAGCTAGTAGAAGAGCAATTTTTAAACAAGCAAAAACATGTGACTGGTGCAGACATATACGAAATCCAATTAGATATGTTGATCTTCAA GATGGTAAAAGTCAGCTTCAATTTTGTAGCAATAAATGTTTGAATCAAtacaaaatgaatattttttgccATGAAACACAAACTCATTTAATGCTTCAAGGTTTAAATAATGTTCCTTTTCATGATACAGAGAAGAGTGGTTTAATAACACCAGAATTATGGTTTCGAAGTTGTCAATCACCATTAAATAGTCCTGCAGAGAATACATATTTAGTTGATACACATTTGACTCATAGTTTATCATCACAGCTTTGTGAGAACAGATCAATAGAAACAGAAGAACttgataatgaaaaatcagTAGACCCACATAAAAAATGGCCCAGTAAAATCAATTCAGTGTGCacaaaaaaatgtacaaaatccAATAATTGCAATGaacataaaaagaatttttgtaCAGAAATCAATGAATATGATAAAGATCAATCTTTAGTAAATGAGAAAAGCAAATGTTACCATTCCATGATTAAtcaaacaaattgtaaagaaaattatttaagaaaaaatgatttgAATTGTAAGGACTTCAAACAGGAATATGCAATGGATACCATGAATAATTCACATAGCCTTAAAGATAGCAACACATATTTAGAAAGGAACATACATGTAAAAAACATAAgaaatttacaagaaaaagGATATGACACTccaacagaaaatatattacaatcaTCATCTTGGTTTTCAAACTCAACTACACCTACAATGCATCATGAAATTCCATCTTTGTCTAAATCTTGCGTAAATGAACCTAACCAAATAAGATATCAGAATCAGACCAATGTATTTTCAAGAACTTCATCATTTAAACAATCCAGTCCAACtgaattatttcattcattaCCTCCTACAACACTTCTGCCCCCTGTTACAGTTCTTGTACCATATCCTCTACCTATACCCATACCAATTCCTATACCTATTCCAGTTCCTATATCAACAgcaatttttagtaaattagTGACTGATAAAGAAGAttccataaatataaaagattcaaattgtaaaaatgtggaatgtaaaaattcaatagaaaataaatattccgtTTTTGATAAGCCACAGATTAAAACAACGAACTTATCAACAGCAGAAGACTCACAGCAAGTAAAATTAGAtaagttttctttttcatcatCATCTTTGAAAACTAATATTGAAATCAATGATACTTCACACCAGTTACAACAGAATAAAAAacttttaagaaaaagaaaacgctcgaataaaatcattaatcATGAACATGAAAAAATTCagttaaaaaaaaggaataactTTATAGCAACTTAA
- the LOC132905631 gene encoding uncharacterized protein LOC132905631 isoform X2: MSELLGWYGYDKVDSGYTKSLNLDHFTSISDAKNQALQTDQDIVSNKLRLKSPVVNTSDSIFEVSDVPLSYSNNNLMSVNRQLISSPLSLKPVSFSTTSKFPYESYSSSIYSDNISCSWCGKIVQIFELERSSSFSYNMMDDLGYFCSENCFAASRRAIFKQAKTCDWCRHIRNPIRYVDLQDGKSQLQFCSNKCLNQYKMNIFCHETQTHLMLQGLNNVPFHDTEKSGLITPELWFRSCQSPLNSPAENTYLVDTHLTHSLSSQLCENRSIETEELDNEKSVDPHKKWPSKINSVCTKKCTKSNNCNEHKKNFCTEINEYDKDQSLVNEKSKCYHSMINQTNCKENYLRKNDLNCKDFKQEYAMDTMNNSHSLKDSNTYLERNIHVKNIRNLQEKGYDTPTENILQSSSWFSNSTTPTMHHEIPSLSKSCVNEPNQIRYQNQTNVFSRTSSFKQSSPTELFHSLPPTTLLPPVTVLVPYPLPIPIPIPIPIPVPISTAIFSKLVTDKEDSINIKDSNCKNVECKNSIENKYSVFDKPQIKTTNLSTAEDSQQVKLDKFSFSSSSLKTNIEINDTSHQLQQNKKLLRKRKRSNKIINHEHEKIQLKKRNNFIAT, from the exons ATGAGTGAATTATTAGGATGGTATGGTTATGATAAAGTGGATAGTGGTTATACAAAAAGTTTAAACCTGGATCATTTTACATCTATATCTGATGCAAAAAATCAAGCACTTCAAACTGATCAAGATATTGTTTCAAACAAACTGAGATTAAAATCGCCAGTAGTGAATACATCTGATTCAATTTTTGAAGTTTCCGATGTACCACTGTCTTATTCTAATAATAACTTAATGTCTGTGAATAGACAATTAATTTCATCCCCCTTATCATTAAAACCAGTATCTTTTAGTACTACATCTAAATTTCCATATGAAAGTTATTCAAGTTCTATTTACTCAg ataatatATCTTGTTCTTGGTGTGGtaaaattgttcaaatatttgaattagaAAGATCCAGTTCCTTTTCTTATAATATGATGGATGATTTAGGATACTTTTGTAGTGAAAATTGTTTTGCAGCTAGTAGAAGAGCAATTTTTAAACAAGCAAAAACATGTGACTGGTGCAGACATATACGAAATCCAATTAGATATGTTGATCTTCAA GATGGTAAAAGTCAGCTTCAATTTTGTAGCAATAAATGTTTGAATCAAtacaaaatgaatattttttgccATGAAACACAAACTCATTTAATGCTTCAAGGTTTAAATAATGTTCCTTTTCATGATACAGAGAAGAGTGGTTTAATAACACCAGAATTATGGTTTCGAAGTTGTCAATCACCATTAAATAGTCCTGCAGAGAATACATATTTAGTTGATACACATTTGACTCATAGTTTATCATCACAGCTTTGTGAGAACAGATCAATAGAAACAGAAGAACttgataatgaaaaatcagTAGACCCACATAAAAAATGGCCCAGTAAAATCAATTCAGTGTGCacaaaaaaatgtacaaaatccAATAATTGCAATGaacataaaaagaatttttgtaCAGAAATCAATGAATATGATAAAGATCAATCTTTAGTAAATGAGAAAAGCAAATGTTACCATTCCATGATTAAtcaaacaaattgtaaagaaaattatttaagaaaaaatgatttgAATTGTAAGGACTTCAAACAGGAATATGCAATGGATACCATGAATAATTCACATAGCCTTAAAGATAGCAACACATATTTAGAAAGGAACATACATGTAAAAAACATAAgaaatttacaagaaaaagGATATGACACTccaacagaaaatatattacaatcaTCATCTTGGTTTTCAAACTCAACTACACCTACAATGCATCATGAAATTCCATCTTTGTCTAAATCTTGCGTAAATGAACCTAACCAAATAAGATATCAGAATCAGACCAATGTATTTTCAAGAACTTCATCATTTAAACAATCCAGTCCAACtgaattatttcattcattaCCTCCTACAACACTTCTGCCCCCTGTTACAGTTCTTGTACCATATCCTCTACCTATACCCATACCAATTCCTATACCTATTCCAGTTCCTATATCAACAgcaatttttagtaaattagTGACTGATAAAGAAGAttccataaatataaaagattcaaattgtaaaaatgtggaatgtaaaaattcaatagaaaataaatattccgtTTTTGATAAGCCACAGATTAAAACAACGAACTTATCAACAGCAGAAGACTCACAGCAAGTAAAATTAGAtaagttttctttttcatcatCATCTTTGAAAACTAATATTGAAATCAATGATACTTCACACCAGTTACAACAGAATAAAAAacttttaagaaaaagaaaacgctcgaataaaatcattaatcATGAACATGAAAAAATTCagttaaaaaaaaggaataactTTATAGCAACTTAA
- the LOC132905627 gene encoding general transcription factor 3C polypeptide 1, whose translation MVSYSSINLVDSIIDEVALEGLDGITIEALWLRLAHRLHNPLPFPISFMTQMWSICVQIREFTFYKLETPREPLVIFDRYQFVDPDLGIILEPENVPPDIYPHCPVNDVANGIKGSCSTYNTREDITGIVRNLSLEEVTKRYGQKLVIVASQCARNHALMGDEISPILELNIKQYCFLERVGRSRYHGEVTQGKLSLNALKEDSKSLFYLRKFLLRYKLITKQIHHQKSDNYGCNGSLLHLPRFFVERKPKMIFLAEEVIKILKSKPNYVAEYDEIKRKLQIEKALSKLFKTSFFQKVVKTDIRIPYRTLYPKASPEEWQQKNDSTKEKKIKVAQLLLPNINILEAWNKDEIQDEDESQEINISNHRYGVPYLKQANTIIEDNRIDGVCQGSLAKIMGLTKLQSRTILRNIVKTNIVATYMSDIGRQRLAKYVSKRYEKASKLSKQFEKEMHKIKELTKQITTESDSLEKTKPIIKQEENTVNNDEKESVEKVVESDTVLKDDLPDKRSYTDRVELQKRFYVVNRILYKYRITKRPNRYKCIFSNYLLDKINKVQMKKETSYSNNMLLQISELSKNEKTVAACKNIKVDIKVFKSTNEEKPENEIDGFMEDIQNSEKKSVTNITYRILRRANMIMESVKKHRIIDDMTKLMKMIYEEEDKEGYDVKIDKKSLVRLLQKLAKDNLVKYIKITLSGNGKEKHLTYICDPSIDVNGTIIQSTVEQAKLKFFFMTSQKPKSSLKHTENTTKFVLNKDVNDAHKFETEQSPFRQSTILPTNSRFNSRISRKYGYSPKFLRMKVLHIFLFYLVYEHPGDQTLSKAEQIQILRDNDFNITEELTEEFSTIYTKDVSWKMFVPPLPQYNGWPRGWILMCDFLLRLPLSIFLKIHYVSFTIPEIDKYINHPIRKHYLVRDLPVDIRNSLFYARKYVFHIHETVTRLCYIGLVQFGPQKLKDKDQVFIYVNRRTELMDTTSSAPSYHVIEDKQYLIIKYNFTEIQVVEKYWYDMWNTCMNTPLGTRLVVQGKDIVLEDLNKKVDMIQSVATRTPEEAVKFDTGKVPGDHKGAAGTDSACFAYLKRNWNWGFSNVGVQQKRKQQNIVYERDSYLSKIKAKPFRFTEFSGLKTVSGPPSLSATEFKKKVQTKNNENLDQQNKYEALSYQRSTKQKSYVRRVQPRKCSSKRRTKYDEVDYRALQRMHKLRVNWEPYEDKILLVCKVAMVYFCPNPRKQVITFSTVRDVLRSYSYSSHNKTSKACQRRLLYMLRQQRNVDTVALGVEELKQNFFLKKRFGGIVNKLKEGHKNSPEYETQVTEAFKSLVAYIAKKYYDISDVGSKEPLPVPKTVQEFNLFYKVVHPTKPFYNRGFTKDIRNINDIHSAVVNSVINSSMCCGKDRRSWTYQLFKIYQQYPDMLLRNALTKIHSDQMVTIKKNHLPNIRKHGNYMPMSSSQYQLSNSYIYKFHTKWPYALFKETYDVFYKLSNWYCHNEMNDQSKTSDNFNGIEIFSITGGLIGAIHDYIVQDQIDFDIEIPDQVIMLDPRLKEKDETYFRIAKRYQDVLANLDNLKFIKEFSLQNSGAMIDLEKHDDKNFDAHTATLHCNDVHNVDGKSDKDGFSDLDTEKNTQLQEFEGEKTNFENSKPFTDCDEINFNTDKENGRNVIDDEQNIIKFQDGIKIVLNKDDVERSTLCDQDSMMETEEDKICTVDNPKIDSEVQVRDTVQVRENVYKLPEFENMIHVQHNPVLLLESTSSKDEDKALNIENSSSFHLDLQLNTDKENKLITSERKRQRNDNEDMFDLGKPAQKKKILDCKIVDAEENEEALQRNDVILIEISNKTQNENSREHSTNETIEINDAKSSNEQYISNNEREISLQPKKGSGNGFTLVSDILKNIPTEQSYLNSYCKIDDSDVHKRYTRIALLRMREELSELTVADSHHAHEYFVVNMFKVYYSLYRSNSQKIDKTEVFKDLSMPSDLLPLRLNAINDLIQEINKFAVYPRDGISYSDFKKNLPNNCSVDLNNMEAIFKFVCDKKELGATIQELIDEFEDTLGENLYQIVSFLTNNHLFLRSGVTTVRYVHHRYADSWLIHSYKISRLEKESLMPMPKGTVYVTESGEALNTDNDINTIEETKQNLTIPLENESSKIADENIVEENIQSETKDNNENKNEDSTRDTSSHSDEEYNTEMKKRMSRKRIKLIPQKDKSKTVKQLDSNNKQEIKVAIKPWIRVDGVLNRRVLDRMLGSILSYCLTHPGISLSKIQNRFVPALQPYHTRELVEILIKLGCLDKILLKKPHVTLFSKPSQVKPKIVNNDWAIDEDIFVEPTNGAMLKFGIFLSTKMYSTDFIT comes from the exons aTGGTGTCATATTCATCAATTAATTTAGTAGATTCAATAATCGACGAGGTGGCATTAGAAGGTTTGGATGGTATTACTATAGAAG cACTATGGTTACGTTTAGCTCATCGACTTCACAATCCTTTACCATTCCCAATCTCATTTATGACTCAGATGTGGTCAATATGTGTACAGATCAgagaatttacattttacaaattagaAACTCCAAGGGAACCACTTGTAATTTTCGATCGCTATCAGTTTGTGGATCCTGATTTAGGTATCATATTGGAACCA GAAAATGTACCTCCAGATATTTATCCACATTGTCCTGTGAATGATGTTGCAAATGGTATTAAAGGATCTTGTTCTACTTATAATACTCGGGAAGATATCACAGGAATTGTAAGAAATCTTAGCTTAGAAGAAGTTACTAAAAGATATGGACAAAAATTAGTTATTGTTGCATCACAATGTGCTAGAAATCATGCCCTAATGGGAGATGAAATATCTCCAATActtgaattaaatataaaacagtatTGTTTTCTAGAAAGAGTAGGTAGATCACGATATCATGGCGAAGTTACTCAGGGAAAACTTAGTCTCAATGCACTAAAAGAAGATTCTAAAAGCTTATTTTATCTTCGAAAATTTttactacgttataagctaataacgAAACAAATACATCATCAGAAAAGTGATAATTATGGTTGTAATGGAAGTCTGTTACATCTTCCAAGGTTCTTTGTTGAAAGAAAACCAAAAATGATTTTCTTGGCAGaagaagttattaaaattcttaaatcaAAACCCAATTATGTTGCAGAATATGACGAGATAAAACGTAAACTGCAAATTGAAAAAGCATTAAGCAAATTGTTTAAAACTTCATTTTTCCAAAAAGTTGTGAAAACAGATATTAGAATACCATATAGAACTTTATATCCTAAAGCATCACCAGAAGAATGGCAGCAGAAAAATGATtctacaaaagaaaagaaaattaaagtagCACAGTTATTACTGccaaatattaatatccttGAAGCGTGGAATAAAGATGAAATACAAGATGAAGATGAATCTCAAGAGATAAATATCTCAAATCATAGATATGGTGTGCCATATTTGAAACAAGCAAATACAATAATTGAAGATAATAGAATTGATGGTGTATGCCAAGGAAGTTTGGCTAAAATAATGGGATTAACGAAATTACAATCACGAACGATTTTGCGAAACATAGTTAAAACGAATATTGTTGCTACTTATATGAGTGACATTGGTAGACAAAGGCTTGCAAAATATGTATCGAAAAGGTATGAGAAAGCTAGTAAGCTAAGTAAACAGTTTGAGAAagaaatgcataaaattaaagaacttACAAAGCAAATTACGACTGAAAGTGATAGCTTGGAAAAGACTAAACCGATTATaaagcaagaagaaaatacTGTTAATAATGATGAAAAGGAGAGTGTAGAAAAGGTGGTTGAATCTGATACTGTTCTTAAGGATGACCTACCAGACAAAAGGTCGTACACTGACAGAGTAGAATTACAAAAAAGGTTTTATGTTGTtaatcgtatattatataaatatcgtataacaaaACGTCCAAATAGATATAAATGCATTTTCTCTAACTACTTAttggataaaattaataaagttcaaatgaaaaaagaaacttcaTACTCTAATAATATGTTACTACAAATTTCTGAATTAtcaaagaatgaaaaaacaGTAGCtgcatgtaaaaatataaaagttgatataaaagtttttaaatcaacaaatgaagaaaaaccagaaaatgaaatagatgGATTTATGGAAGATATACAAAATAGTGAGAAGAAGAGTGtaacaaatattacatatagaATATTGCGAAGAGCTAATATGATTATGGAATCAGTTAAAAAACATCGAATCATTGATGATATGACAAAGTTAATGaag ATGATATACGAGGAAGAAGATAAAGAAGGGTATGAtgtaaaaatcgataaaaaatcGTTAGTAAGATTGCTACAAAAGCTTGCAAAAGATAATttagtgaaatatataaaaataactctGAGTGGAAATGGTAAAGAGAAACatttaacatatatatgtgaTCCAAGCATTGATGTTAATGGTACCATTATTCAGTCAACTGTGGAACaagcaaaattgaaattctttttcatgACTTCTCAAAAACCTAAATCGTCTCTGAAACATACagaaaatacaacaaaatttgtattaaacaAAGATGTTAATGATGCACACAAATTTGAAACTGAACAATCTCCATTTCGACAATCTACAATACTACCAACAAATTCTAGATTTAATTCCAGAATATCAAGAAAATACGGATATAGTCCAAAATTTCTTCGTATGAAAGTAttacatatctttttattttatttggtttATGAACATCCTGGTGATCAAACTCTTTCAAAAGCAgaacaaatacaaattttacgagATAATGATTTTAACATTACAGAAGAATTAACAGAGGAATTCAGTACGATTTATACTAAAGATGTTAGCTGGAAAATGTTTGTTCCGCCTTTGCCACAATATAATGGTTGGCCTCGAGGATGGATATTAATGTGTGATTTTCTTTTACGACTTCCTTTATCGATATTCTTGAAGATTCATTACGTTTCATTTACAATACcagaaatagataaatatataaatcatcCCATTCGGAAACATTATTTAGTTAGAGATTTACCAGTTGATATTCGAAATTCTTTGTTCTATGCACGGAAGTATGTATTCCACATTCATGAAACTGTAACAAGATTATGTTATATTGGATTGGTACAGTTTGGAccacaaaaattaaaagataaagatCAAGTATTTATTTACGTGAATCGTCGTACAGAATTAATGGATACGACTTCTTCTGCTCCTAGTTATCATGTAATTGAAGATAAACAGTATCTCATAATCAAATATAACTTTACTGAAATTCAGGTAGTTGAGAAATACTGGTATGATATGTGGAATACATGTATGAACACGCCTTTAGGCACACGACTTGTTGTTCAAGGAAAAGATATAGTGTTAGAGGATTTGAATAAGAAAGTTGATATGATTCAATCAGTGGCAACTCGCACTCCAGAAGAAGCTGTCAAATTTGATACTGGCAAAGTACCTGGAGATCACAAAGGTGCTGCTGGAACAGATTCAGCATGTTTTGCTTATCTTAAAAGAAATTGGAATTGGGGTTTCTCTAATGTTGGAGTCCAGCAGAAAAGGAAACAGCAGAATATAGTTTATGAAAGAGATTCGTATCTTTCTAAAATAAAGGCAAAACCTTTTAGATTTACTGAATTTTCTGGTTTAAAAACAGTATCTGGGCCTCCTTCTTTAAGTGCAACAGAATTCAAAAAAAAGgtacaaactaaaaataatgaaaatttggaTCAGCAGAACAAATATGAAGCGTTGTCGTATCAGCGAAGCACGAAGCAAAAATCCTATGTTAGAAGAGTGCAGCCTCGTAAATGTAGTAGTAAAAGACGAACAAAGTATGACGAGGTTGATTATCGAGCATTGCAACGGATGCACAAATTACGAGTAAACTGGGAACCATACGAGGATAAGATTTTGCTTGTTTGTAAGGTCGCTATGGTATATTTTTGTCCAAATCCACGTAAACAAGTAATAACATTTTCTACAGTAAGAGACGTGCTACGGTCATATTCATACAGTTCACATAACAAAACGTCAAAAGCTTGTCAACGACGACTTTTATATATGCTCAGACAACAACGAAACGTTGATACTGTTGCTTTAGGAGTTGAAGAACTCAAACAGAattttttccttaaaaagcgatTTGGTGGTATTGTGAATAAACTCAAAGAAGGACATAAAAACTCACCTGAATATGAGACGCAAGTTACAGAGGCGTTCAAATCACTTGTCGCCTACATTGCAAAAAagtattatgatatttcaGATGTTGGATCTAAGGAACCATTGCCTGTACCAAAAACAGTgcaagaatttaatttattttacaaagttGTACATCCTACAAAACCATTCTATAATCGCGGTTTCACAAAAGATATTCGAAATATCAATGACATACACTCTGCAGTCGTAAATTCTGTCATTAATAGTTCCATGTGTTGTGGAAAAGATAGAAGATCCTGGAcatatcaattatttaaaatatatcaacaaTATCCTGACATGTTGTTAAGAAATGCTTTGACAAAAATTCACAGTGATCAAATGGTTACCATTAAAAAGAATCACTTGCCTAATATAAGAAAACATGGTAATTATATGCCGATGAGTAGTTCTCAGTATCAATTAagtaatagttatatatataaatttcatactaAATGGCCATATGCTTTATTCAAAGAAACATATGATGTTTTCTATAAACTTAGTAATTGGTATTGTCATAATGAAATGAATGATCAAAGCAAAACATCAGATAATTTTAATGGCATTGAAATATTCTCGATTACTGGTGGTTTAATAGGAGCGATACATGATTATATTGTACAAGATCAAATAGATTTTGATATTGAAATACCTGATCAGGTTATAATGCTTGATCCtagattaaaagaaaaagatgaaacatACTTTAGAATAGCTAAACGATATCAAGATGTATTGGCTAATTtagataatttgaaatttataaaagaattttctttgcaAAACAGTGGTGCAATGATTGATCTTGAAAAGCATGACGACAAAAACTTTGATGCCCATACTGCTACTTTACATTGTAATGATGTACATAATGTTGATGGAAAATCAGATAAAGATGGTTTCTCGGATTTAGATACAGAGAAGAACACACAGTTACAAGAATTTGAAGGTgagaaaacaaatttcgaaaattcgaaACCTTTTACTGATTgtgacgaaataaatttcaatactgATAAGGAGAACGGTCGTAATGTAATTGATGacgaacaaaatataattaaatttcaagatgGAATTAAAATTGTGTTAAACAAAGACGATGTCGAGCGTTCAACACTTTGCGATCAGGATTCAATGATGGAAAcagaagaagataaaatatgtacTGTCGATAATCCTAAAATAGATAGTGAGGTGCAAGTAAGAGATACTGTACAAGTAagagaaaatgtatataaactgcctgaatttgaaaatatgattCATGTACAACATAATCCTGTATTATTATTGGAAAGTACAAGTAGTAAAGATGAAGATAAAGcgttaaatattgaaaattcatctTCATTCCATTTAGACCTACAATTGAATAcggacaaagaaaataaattaattacgtcTGAGAGAAAAAGGCAAAGGAATGATAATGAAGACATGTTTGATTTAGGTAAACCTGctcaaaagaagaaaatattagattGTAAAATTGTAGATGCAGAAGAGAATGAAGAAGCATTACAAAGAAATGATGTCATTTTGattgaaatatcaaataaaacacaaaatgaaaattcaagagAACATTCCACAAATgaaacaattgaaattaatgatgCAAAATCTAGTAACGAAcaatatatttcgaataatgaacgtgaaatttcattacaacCAAAAAAGGGCAGTGGAAATGGTTTTACACTTGTTAGTGATAtcctaaaaaatattccaacagaACAGAGTTATTTGAATTCATACTGCAAGATTGATGATTCAGATGTACACAAGCGGTACACTCGTATAGCTTTATTGCGAATGAGAGAAGAATTAAGCGAACTCACAGTAGCAGATAGTCATCATGCACATGAATATTTTGTCGTAAATATGTTCAAagtttattattctttatatcGATCAAACTCacaaaaaattgacaaaactGAAGTCTTTAAAGATCTATCAATGCCCTCAGATCTATTACCTTTAAGACTAAATGCTATAAATGACTTAatacaagaaataaataaatttgcagTTTACCCTAGAGATGGTATTTCATATTCTGATTTCAAAAAAAATTTGCCCAATAATTGTTCAGTGGATTTGAACAATATGgaagcaatttttaaatttgtatgtgATAAAAAAGAACTTGGAGCTACTATCCAAGAGTTGATa GATGAATTTGAAGATACATTAGGGGAAAATTTATACcaaatcgtttcttttcttaccAATAATCATCTATTCCTGCGGTCCGGTGTAACTACGGTTCGATATGTACATCATCGTTATGCTGATTCTTGGCTAATacattcatataaaataagcCGTCTTGAAAAAGAATCGCTTATGCCAATGCCTAAAGGAACTGTATATGTGACAGAATCTGGAGAAGCATTAAACACagataatgatataaatacgatagaagaaacCAAACAAAATCTTACTATACCATTAGAAAATGAATCATCCAAAATTGCTGATGAAAATAtagttgaagaaaatattcagtCAGAGACAAAAgacaataatgaaaataaaaatgaagattcTACTAGAGATACATCTAGTCATAGCGATGAAGAATACAACACAGAGATGAAGAAAAGGATGTCAAGAAAGAGGATTAAATTAATACCTCAGAAAGATAAATCTAAAACTGTGAAACAATTAGATTCAAA TaacaaacaagaaataaaGGTAGCTATAAAACCATGGATTCGAGTAGATGGTGTTTTAAATCGTAGGGTACTTGATCGTATGTTGGGATCAATTTTGTCATACTGTTTAACACATCCGGGTATATCGTtatcaaaaatacaaaatagatTTGTCCCTGCTCTGCAACCATATCATACACGAGAATTAGTCGAG ATATTGATAAAGTTGGGTTGCTTGGACAAAATACTCTTGAAAAAACCACATGtaacattattttcaaagCCATCACAAGTTAAACCAA aGATTGTAAATAATGATTGGGCTATTGATGAAGATATTTTCGTTGAACCTACAAATGGAGCAATGTTAAAATTCGGAATATTTTTAAGCACTAAAATGTATAGTACagattttattacataa